In a single window of the Acidobacteriota bacterium genome:
- a CDS encoding CopG family transcriptional regulator has product MADLTRATVYFDPGIHKALRVKAAETDHSISDLVNRAVRRSLAEDADDLAAFDARSKEPNLAFEDVLKDLKRRGKL; this is encoded by the coding sequence ATGGCTGACCTCACACGTGCCACCGTGTACTTCGATCCGGGCATCCACAAGGCCCTGCGGGTCAAGGCGGCTGAAACGGACCACAGCATATCTGACCTGGTCAACCGGGCCGTTCGCCGGAGCCTGGCCGAGGACGCCGATGATCTGGCCGCGTTCGATGCGCGATCCAAGGAACCGAACCTCGCCTTCGAGGATGTGCTCAAGGACCTGAAGCGACGTGGCAAGCTATAG
- a CDS encoding ABC transporter substrate-binding protein, with the protein MRRWAAAAAGVLVLVWCAGCSRPTPPPPEIIRVAIVSSPNNLDPRIGTDEVSQRLHQLIYDQLFRIDDQLRVSPGLATDWTQPDSTTYVVHLRRGVRFHDGHELTSADVAYTFNSFLDPAFASPRKGAYRLLKRVSAVDRYTVEFVLQEPFGSFPVNLVMPVVPAGAGTALKQQPIGTGPYRFVRHVADDYVELTAFDAYFEGAPRNKGLLLRVVPDDMMRGLELQQGSVDLVVNDLAPDLVHQLRTSSTLRVITSPGTDYAYVGINLRDPALRDRRVRQALCYAIDRQAIVDHLRRGLALPASGVLPPMSWAFESAVRQYPFDPARAMALLDEAGYRDPDGEAPAPRLSLTLKVSSTEFNRLQSSVIQESLRRVGIALDVRTYEFATLYNDVLRGNFQLFTLQWVGVSDPDMLRRVFHSKQMPPSGFNRGFFSNPAVDDLIDRATRSTDDTERRTLYGDVQRLVAEEVPYVSLWYKTNAVVAQRNLQGIDLGPAADFRFLRHVWRGVNGTPATLPASGQ; encoded by the coding sequence ATGAGGCGATGGGCTGCGGCAGCCGCCGGTGTCCTGGTTCTGGTCTGGTGCGCCGGCTGCAGTCGCCCGACTCCCCCGCCCCCCGAGATCATCCGCGTCGCCATTGTCAGTTCGCCAAACAACCTGGATCCGCGCATCGGCACCGATGAGGTCTCGCAGCGCCTGCACCAGTTGATCTACGACCAGCTGTTTCGCATCGACGACCAGCTCCGTGTGTCGCCGGGGCTGGCCACCGACTGGACCCAACCCGATTCGACGACCTACGTCGTGCACCTCAGACGTGGCGTGCGCTTCCACGATGGCCACGAACTGACATCGGCGGATGTCGCATACACGTTCAACAGCTTCCTGGACCCGGCGTTCGCGTCACCGCGCAAGGGCGCGTATCGCCTGCTGAAGCGTGTCAGCGCCGTGGATCGCTATACCGTCGAATTCGTGTTGCAGGAGCCGTTTGGATCGTTTCCGGTCAACCTTGTCATGCCGGTCGTACCGGCCGGCGCTGGCACCGCGTTGAAGCAGCAGCCCATCGGCACGGGCCCGTATCGGTTCGTCCGCCACGTCGCCGACGATTATGTCGAGCTGACGGCCTTCGATGCCTACTTTGAAGGCGCGCCCCGCAACAAGGGACTCCTGCTTCGCGTCGTCCCCGACGACATGATGCGCGGCCTCGAGTTGCAGCAGGGATCGGTCGATCTGGTCGTGAACGATCTCGCCCCAGACCTGGTTCATCAACTTCGGACGAGTAGCACGCTCCGCGTTATCACGTCGCCAGGCACCGACTACGCCTACGTGGGCATCAACCTGCGCGATCCGGCGCTCCGCGACCGGCGAGTCCGTCAGGCTCTCTGCTACGCCATCGATCGGCAGGCCATCGTTGATCACCTGCGCCGGGGCCTCGCTCTTCCCGCATCGGGAGTGCTGCCGCCCATGTCGTGGGCGTTCGAGTCGGCCGTGCGTCAGTACCCGTTCGACCCCGCTCGCGCCATGGCGCTGCTCGACGAGGCGGGCTACCGCGACCCCGATGGCGAGGCCCCAGCCCCCCGGCTGTCGTTGACGTTGAAGGTCTCGTCGACCGAATTCAACCGCCTGCAGTCATCCGTCATCCAGGAGAGCCTCCGGCGAGTGGGCATCGCGCTCGACGTCAGGACGTACGAGTTCGCGACGCTCTACAACGACGTCCTGCGTGGGAATTTCCAGTTGTTCACGCTGCAATGGGTCGGCGTGTCCGATCCGGACATGCTGCGGCGCGTCTTCCATTCGAAACAGATGCCGCCAAGCGGATTTAATCGCGGCTTTTTCTCGAATCCTGCCGTCGATGATCTGATTGACCGGGCGACCCGGTCGACCGACGACACCGAGCGCCGCACGCTGTACGGCGATGTTCAGAGGCTGGTAGCCGAAGAGGTGCCGTACGTCAGCCTCTGGTACAAGACCAACGCCGTGGTCGCCCAGCGCAACCTGCAGGGCATTGACCTCGGTCCAGCGGCCGACTTCCGATTTCTTCGCCACGTGTGGCGCGGTGTGAACGGAACGCCCGCGACATTGCCAGCGAGCGGTCAGTGA
- the rimI gene encoding ribosomal protein S18-alanine N-acetyltransferase, producing MVPLVEALGGQDDLTGVMEVDRSSFATPWSREMYEAELQNSGISFIVVLRTPECRVAGYCSHWLVVDEVHINNVAVRPEYRGRGFGRCLVEYVLREGRNRGAIRALLEVRRGNAAARQLYENLGFTTIGVRQAYYREPVEDALVLARELQNIESNPNT from the coding sequence ATGGTGCCGCTTGTTGAAGCCTTGGGCGGTCAAGACGACCTGACTGGCGTGATGGAGGTCGATCGGTCAAGCTTCGCCACTCCGTGGTCGCGGGAGATGTACGAGGCAGAACTCCAAAATAGCGGAATCTCCTTCATCGTCGTCTTGCGGACTCCGGAGTGCCGGGTCGCCGGGTACTGTTCGCATTGGCTGGTGGTCGACGAAGTGCACATCAACAACGTCGCCGTCAGGCCGGAGTACCGCGGCCGGGGTTTTGGACGGTGCCTCGTCGAATACGTGCTCCGGGAGGGTCGAAACCGGGGCGCCATCCGGGCGTTGCTCGAGGTGCGGCGCGGTAACGCGGCGGCCAGGCAACTCTACGAAAACCTGGGGTTTACGACCATCGGCGTGCGCCAGGCTTACTACAGGGAGCCAGTGGAGGATGCCCTGGTTCTTGCGAGAGAACTCCAGAATATTGAATCAAATCCGAATACTTGA
- a CDS encoding tetratricopeptide repeat protein, translated as MKRTERHHLKENEFAEWLLGAREWYGANRNLVIYGGLAIIIVAIGVVATVIVRQNTASTATRMLAEAMVIAEAPVMPPTAGEAGKPPMQATGTYASDKARLEAALPSLLAVADSYPNLEPGVMARYRAAAALVAVGRTADGIERYREVVAKAKGVYQVMAKLGIADAQLTIGQYEPALASLKEIAQQTTDEVPVDGVLMQLARGYRLAGKNDEARKTFRRVADEFPQSPYAQIARREMDALDIAPAATR; from the coding sequence ATGAAGCGAACTGAACGGCATCACCTGAAGGAAAACGAATTCGCCGAGTGGCTGCTCGGCGCGAGGGAATGGTACGGGGCGAACCGGAACCTCGTGATCTACGGCGGCCTGGCCATCATCATCGTGGCGATAGGCGTGGTGGCGACGGTCATCGTCCGCCAGAACACCGCGTCGACGGCCACCCGGATGCTGGCTGAGGCGATGGTGATTGCCGAGGCTCCCGTGATGCCGCCCACGGCCGGCGAGGCGGGTAAGCCGCCGATGCAGGCGACCGGGACGTATGCGAGCGACAAGGCGCGGCTCGAAGCGGCGCTGCCGAGTCTGTTGGCCGTGGCTGACTCGTATCCGAACCTGGAGCCAGGCGTGATGGCGCGCTACCGGGCAGCAGCGGCGCTGGTGGCAGTCGGCCGCACAGCCGATGGGATCGAACGCTACCGCGAAGTCGTGGCGAAGGCAAAAGGCGTCTACCAGGTGATGGCGAAACTGGGCATTGCCGATGCGCAGCTCACGATTGGGCAGTACGAACCGGCGCTGGCGTCGCTCAAGGAGATCGCGCAGCAGACCACCGACGAAGTCCCGGTTGATGGCGTGCTGATGCAGTTGGCGCGCGGGTACCGGCTGGCGGGAAAGAATGACGAAGCGCGCAAGACGTTTCGTCGTGTGGCCGACGAGTTTCCGCAGTCCCCGTATGCGCAGATCGCGCGGCGGGAGATGGACGCACTGGACATCGCCCCGGCGGCGACCCGGTAA
- the speB gene encoding agmatinase codes for MMPKLPYHPGLPFTFGGLEQGPDSFDRAKAVVLPIPFERTTSFVSGTKNGPREIIAASSQVELYDEELGKEISDVGIYTLPAMELPFARTEQAFAEIQRTASWLAASDKFFVALGGEHALTAPLVAGVAEQHAGLSVLHIDAHADLRDSYLGDPHSHASAMRRVLEHAPAVQVAIRNLSAPEAQALPSLNTTVFFDWNMRDDPQWMERAVEKLSPKVYVTIDCDGLDPAIMPAVGTPEPGGLSWRELLTLLKLVMARRTVVACDVVELCPLPGVVAPNFLAARLVYKLVGYRFLAR; via the coding sequence ATGATGCCGAAACTCCCCTACCATCCAGGTCTGCCCTTTACATTCGGCGGCCTCGAGCAGGGACCCGACTCGTTCGACCGCGCGAAGGCTGTGGTCCTTCCCATCCCGTTTGAGCGCACCACGTCGTTCGTGTCGGGCACCAAGAATGGACCGCGCGAGATCATCGCCGCGTCGAGCCAGGTTGAGTTGTACGACGAGGAGCTTGGGAAAGAGATCTCCGACGTCGGCATCTACACGCTACCAGCCATGGAGCTGCCGTTTGCCCGCACCGAGCAGGCGTTTGCCGAGATCCAGCGCACCGCCTCATGGCTGGCGGCATCGGACAAGTTCTTCGTGGCGCTCGGAGGCGAGCACGCGCTGACCGCCCCACTGGTGGCGGGCGTCGCCGAGCAGCATGCCGGCCTCAGCGTCCTGCACATTGACGCCCATGCCGACCTGCGCGACAGCTACCTGGGCGATCCGCACAGCCACGCGAGCGCCATGCGCCGGGTGCTTGAACACGCGCCGGCCGTCCAGGTGGCCATCCGGAATCTGTCGGCGCCGGAAGCGCAGGCTCTCCCGTCACTCAACACGACGGTCTTCTTCGACTGGAATATGCGGGACGACCCTCAGTGGATGGAGCGCGCGGTCGAGAAGCTCAGCCCGAAGGTTTACGTCACCATCGACTGTGACGGTCTTGATCCGGCCATCATGCCGGCGGTTGGCACGCCCGAACCCGGCGGATTGAGCTGGCGCGAACTGCTCACGCTGCTCAAGCTCGTGATGGCTCGGCGCACCGTCGTTGCCTGTGATGTCGTCGAACTCTGCCCGCTCCCAGGCGTCGTGGCGCCCAACTTCCTCGCGGCGCGCCTGGTCTACAAGCTGGTGGGATATCGATTCCTGGCCCGCTAA
- the pruA gene encoding L-glutamate gamma-semialdehyde dehydrogenase has protein sequence MNNSVFSFPEPRHEPVSDFAPGSVSRVSLKRELDLMASTVVDIPLVIGGREIRTGRTRDVVMPCDHGHVLARCHQAGEAEVRLAIDAALSAHEAWATLSWIERASVILRAAELLAGRYRYKIGAATMLGQAKSAYQAEVDGVCEVIDYLRHNVYFASQIYSDQPHSAPDELNRMEYRPLEGFVFTVTPFNFTAIASNLNTSVALMGNTTVWKPASTSLLSSYVLMQVFMEAGFPPGVINFVPGQGSLVSELVLAHPMFAGLHFTGSNSTFNSLWRTVASKLDTYRSYPRIVGETGGKGFVFVHNSADAQEVATALVRGAFEYQGQKCSAASRAYIPASMWPEVQHRMSEMLARVKTGDVRDFTNFVNAVIDEASFSNIMSYIDRARASSEAEVILGGRGDKSKGFFIEPTVIQALNPRFVTMAEEIFGPVLTIYVYEDEKYAETLRLCDTTSPYALTGAIFSNDRYAYIEACRVLRYAAGNFYLNDKPTGAMVGRQPFGGARGSGTNDKAGGPLNLLRWTSPRTIKETFAPATEFDYPFMREA, from the coding sequence ATGAACAACAGCGTATTCAGTTTTCCTGAGCCCCGCCACGAACCCGTCAGCGACTTCGCCCCCGGCTCGGTCAGCCGCGTCTCGTTGAAACGGGAACTGGACCTGATGGCCAGCACGGTCGTCGATATCCCGCTCGTCATTGGTGGCCGTGAAATCCGCACGGGCCGGACCCGCGACGTGGTGATGCCCTGCGATCACGGTCACGTGCTCGCGCGCTGTCACCAGGCCGGCGAAGCCGAAGTGCGATTGGCAATCGACGCCGCGCTGAGCGCGCACGAGGCGTGGGCGACCCTGTCGTGGATTGAACGTGCTTCGGTCATCTTGCGCGCCGCGGAGCTACTGGCCGGCCGTTACCGGTACAAGATTGGCGCCGCGACGATGCTCGGCCAGGCGAAGAGCGCCTATCAGGCCGAGGTCGACGGGGTGTGTGAGGTGATCGACTACCTCCGGCACAACGTCTACTTTGCGTCGCAGATTTACTCCGACCAGCCGCACTCCGCGCCCGATGAGCTGAACCGGATGGAGTACCGGCCGCTCGAGGGCTTCGTCTTCACCGTCACCCCGTTCAACTTCACGGCCATTGCCTCGAATCTGAATACGTCGGTTGCCCTGATGGGCAACACGACGGTGTGGAAACCGGCGAGCACGTCGTTGCTCTCCAGTTACGTCTTGATGCAGGTGTTCATGGAGGCCGGCTTCCCGCCGGGCGTGATCAACTTCGTTCCCGGGCAGGGCTCGCTCGTGAGCGAACTGGTGCTGGCGCATCCGATGTTCGCCGGACTGCACTTCACGGGTTCGAACTCCACGTTCAACTCCCTGTGGCGAACGGTTGCAAGCAAGCTCGACACCTACAGGAGCTATCCTCGGATTGTCGGCGAGACGGGAGGCAAGGGCTTCGTGTTCGTGCACAACTCGGCGGACGCGCAGGAAGTGGCCACCGCCCTGGTGCGCGGCGCGTTCGAGTATCAGGGTCAGAAGTGCTCAGCGGCCTCGCGGGCGTACATCCCGGCGTCGATGTGGCCGGAGGTGCAGCATCGCATGAGCGAGATGCTCGCGCGCGTGAAGACCGGCGATGTCCGGGACTTCACGAATTTCGTGAACGCGGTGATAGACGAAGCCTCGTTCAGCAACATCATGAGTTACATCGATCGAGCCAGGGCCTCGAGCGAGGCGGAGGTCATCCTGGGCGGCCGGGGCGACAAGTCGAAGGGCTTCTTCATCGAACCCACGGTCATTCAGGCCTTGAATCCCCGGTTCGTCACCATGGCGGAGGAGATCTTCGGGCCGGTCCTCACGATCTACGTCTACGAGGACGAGAAGTATGCAGAGACGCTGAGACTGTGCGACACCACGTCGCCGTACGCCCTCACGGGCGCAATCTTCTCGAACGATCGCTACGCGTACATTGAGGCGTGCCGCGTGCTTCGGTACGCCGCCGGCAATTTCTACCTCAACGACAAGCCAACCGGAGCGATGGTGGGCCGGCAGCCGTTTGGCGGCGCGAGAGGGTCGGGCACCAATGACAAGGCAGGCGGTCCACTCAACCTGCTGCGCTGGACGAGTCCGCGCACGATCAAGGAGACGTTTGCGCCGGCGACGGAGTTCGACTATCCGTTTATGCGCGAAGCCTGA
- the mutS gene encoding DNA mismatch repair protein MutS, producing MRQYLDAKRQYRDAIVFFRMGDFYEMFYEDALTASRALDLTLTSRSKDAEGGNIPMCGLPYHAAESYLARLVKKGFRVAICEQVEDPRKAKGLVRREVVRVVSPGTFAEAGYLDARESAFLLAVAPAASSSPEAPPTVTQARGAADPSSASVPVTGAALLDLSTGEFMAAEYAGRDGLRQLADEIAVLRPREILLGTSVDATAILPPSVLSGAVITRVDDWLFDHDTARRTLLTQLRTQALDGFGLEPHPAAVRAAGALVHHLQDTQKAELTHIRGITFKEQADRLVLDPLTLKHLEVIDSLDGGRAGSLLHEIDRTISAMGARLLRAWLLRPLVSLERIRDRLDAVEDFAFRTTERGKFRDALHAVHDLERLVSRAALGTAGPRDLVALKTSLGAIPRLRTLLDSFQAPVVSSLVAQLDDVPEVRDAIERTIVDEPSVLARDGGCVRDGVDEELDQLRLISRSGKQVIAEMEEQERTRTGIASLKVRYNRVFGYYIEVSKSNLHAVPADYQRKQTIAGGERFVTPALKDYEEKVLGADERILEREIEMFEVLRAQVAAEAPRIQDTARAVATLDVLAALADAAALHNFVKPHVHDGDDITIIDGRHPVVERYSPDPFVPNDTVLDGLTRQLVILTGPNMGGKSTYLRQIALICLMAQAGSFVPAREAKLGLVDRIFARVGASDNIARGQSTFMVEMQETANILHSATSRSLVILDEIGRGTSTFDGLSIAWAVAEYLATTSRARPKTVFATHYHELTDLADTVPGVVNAHVAAREWKDDIVFLRKVVPGRSDRSYGIQVARLAGLPPEIIARARSILGALEQDALARGGRPSATGAGADPRLQLGLFEAHTPVDALAKRVREIDVDRLTPLEALTLIADLKRELEE from the coding sequence ATGCGGCAGTACCTGGACGCCAAGCGCCAGTACCGTGACGCTATCGTTTTCTTTCGCATGGGTGACTTCTACGAGATGTTCTACGAGGACGCGCTGACGGCCTCCCGGGCGCTCGACCTGACGCTGACCTCGCGTTCGAAGGACGCCGAAGGCGGCAACATCCCGATGTGCGGCTTGCCCTATCACGCGGCCGAATCGTACTTGGCGCGCCTGGTGAAGAAGGGCTTTCGCGTGGCGATCTGCGAACAGGTTGAGGACCCGCGCAAGGCGAAGGGCCTCGTGCGGCGCGAGGTGGTTCGCGTGGTGTCGCCTGGAACCTTTGCGGAAGCCGGCTACCTCGACGCGCGCGAATCGGCCTTCCTTCTCGCGGTGGCCCCCGCTGCGTCGTCCTCGCCCGAGGCCCCGCCGACCGTCACCCAGGCCCGAGGCGCGGCCGACCCGTCATCCGCCAGCGTTCCGGTCACCGGCGCAGCGCTGCTGGACCTGTCGACCGGAGAGTTCATGGCGGCCGAGTATGCAGGTCGGGACGGCCTTCGGCAACTCGCCGACGAGATTGCGGTGCTGCGTCCTCGGGAGATCCTGCTCGGGACGAGCGTCGATGCCACCGCCATCCTGCCCCCGTCCGTGTTGTCGGGTGCCGTCATCACCAGGGTCGATGACTGGCTGTTCGATCACGACACCGCCCGGCGAACATTGCTGACGCAGCTTCGCACACAGGCGCTCGACGGCTTCGGTCTCGAACCCCACCCGGCCGCCGTGCGCGCGGCCGGCGCGCTCGTGCATCACCTTCAGGACACGCAGAAAGCGGAACTCACGCATATCCGCGGCATTACGTTCAAGGAGCAGGCGGACCGGCTCGTCCTCGATCCGTTGACCCTCAAGCACCTCGAAGTCATCGACTCGCTCGACGGCGGGCGTGCCGGTTCACTGCTGCACGAGATCGACCGGACCATCTCCGCCATGGGGGCGCGTCTGCTGCGCGCCTGGCTCCTGCGCCCACTGGTCTCGCTGGAGCGCATTCGCGACCGGCTCGACGCCGTGGAGGATTTCGCGTTCCGCACAACCGAGCGCGGAAAGTTCCGTGATGCCCTTCACGCGGTCCATGACCTCGAACGGCTCGTGTCGCGGGCGGCCCTCGGCACGGCAGGGCCCCGCGACCTGGTCGCGCTCAAGACCTCGCTTGGCGCCATCCCCCGCCTGCGTACCTTGCTGGACTCGTTTCAGGCTCCGGTCGTTTCCAGTCTGGTTGCGCAGTTGGACGATGTGCCGGAGGTCAGGGACGCGATTGAACGAACCATCGTCGACGAACCGTCCGTGCTGGCGCGTGATGGCGGTTGTGTGCGCGACGGGGTCGACGAGGAACTCGACCAGTTGCGCCTCATCTCGCGGTCGGGCAAGCAGGTGATCGCCGAGATGGAAGAACAGGAGCGCACGCGGACCGGCATCGCGTCGCTCAAGGTGCGCTACAACCGCGTGTTCGGGTACTACATCGAAGTCTCGAAGTCGAACCTGCACGCGGTGCCCGCCGACTATCAACGCAAGCAGACGATCGCGGGCGGCGAGCGATTCGTGACGCCGGCGCTCAAGGACTACGAAGAAAAGGTCCTGGGGGCCGACGAGCGGATTCTGGAGCGGGAAATCGAGATGTTCGAGGTGTTGCGCGCCCAGGTCGCCGCCGAGGCGCCGCGCATCCAGGATACGGCGCGCGCCGTCGCCACGCTCGACGTGCTGGCCGCGCTCGCCGACGCGGCCGCGCTCCATAATTTCGTCAAGCCTCACGTCCATGACGGTGACGACATCACGATTATCGACGGCCGGCACCCGGTGGTCGAGCGCTATTCGCCCGATCCGTTTGTCCCGAATGACACCGTCCTCGACGGGTTGACCCGCCAGTTGGTGATCCTCACGGGGCCGAACATGGGCGGAAAGTCCACCTACCTCCGGCAGATTGCGCTCATCTGCCTGATGGCCCAGGCCGGATCGTTTGTCCCTGCCCGCGAAGCCAAACTCGGCCTGGTGGACCGGATCTTTGCGCGCGTCGGCGCCTCGGACAACATCGCACGCGGCCAATCGACCTTCATGGTCGAGATGCAGGAGACCGCCAACATCCTGCACTCGGCCACGTCCCGGAGCCTCGTCATCCTCGATGAGATTGGGCGGGGCACCTCGACATTCGACGGTCTCAGTATCGCGTGGGCGGTGGCGGAGTATCTGGCGACCACCAGCCGTGCGCGTCCCAAGACCGTGTTTGCCACGCACTATCACGAACTGACCGACCTGGCCGATACCGTGCCCGGGGTCGTCAATGCGCATGTCGCAGCCCGCGAATGGAAGGACGACATCGTCTTTCTGCGCAAGGTCGTGCCAGGCCGGTCGGACCGCAGCTACGGCATCCAGGTGGCGAGACTGGCCGGATTGCCACCCGAGATCATCGCGAGGGCGCGCAGCATTCTCGGGGCGCTCGAGCAGGATGCACTCGCGCGCGGCGGACGGCCGTCGGCGACGGGCGCAGGGGCGGATCCCCGCCTGCAACTGGGGCTGTTCGAAGCGCACACGCCGGTGGATGCCCTGGCGAAGAGAGTGCGGGAGATCGACGTCGACCGCTTGACGCCGCTCGAGGCGCTGACCCTGATCGCCGACCTCAAGCGGGAACTCGAAGAATGA
- the tsaB gene encoding tRNA (adenosine(37)-N6)-threonylcarbamoyltransferase complex dimerization subunit type 1 TsaB produces the protein MLGHNQTMLVAALDTTTRLGSLAIVRDQRVLATRVGDGTRPHATRLPGDLLDLLGDQGLAVSDVDVFGVAAGPGSFTGLRIGLAAVQGLAFASGKPVVGVSAFEAVAAAVWADQPALADASLAIWLDAQRHEVFAAVLRMIGTRAAGTGPEFEYVDDPSVATPSVVLERWIGEAWWGHVTFAGDGALTYRDILSERLGTGLRVIAPTPLLAPAIGRLAEQRAGAGKALPPHAVKPIYVRRSDAELARDRQRAGGA, from the coding sequence ATGCTGGGGCACAATCAGACCATGCTCGTGGCCGCTCTTGACACGACGACCCGCCTGGGGAGCCTCGCCATCGTGCGCGACCAGCGCGTCCTGGCCACACGTGTTGGTGATGGCACCCGTCCGCATGCGACACGGCTTCCCGGCGACCTGCTCGATCTGCTTGGCGACCAGGGCCTGGCCGTGTCTGATGTGGACGTGTTCGGGGTGGCCGCCGGCCCCGGCTCGTTCACGGGTCTCAGGATTGGGCTGGCTGCGGTCCAGGGACTCGCCTTCGCCAGCGGCAAGCCGGTCGTCGGCGTATCCGCGTTCGAGGCGGTGGCGGCGGCCGTCTGGGCCGACCAGCCGGCTCTCGCCGACGCCTCGTTGGCCATCTGGCTCGATGCACAGCGTCACGAGGTGTTTGCCGCGGTGCTGCGAATGATCGGAACGCGCGCTGCGGGAACGGGACCGGAATTCGAGTACGTGGACGATCCGTCGGTGGCGACGCCATCTGTCGTTCTGGAACGGTGGATAGGAGAGGCCTGGTGGGGACATGTGACCTTCGCAGGCGATGGGGCGCTGACCTATCGGGACATCCTGTCGGAACGCCTGGGCACGGGGCTGCGCGTCATTGCCCCGACCCCTTTGCTGGCACCCGCAATCGGACGGCTGGCCGAGCAGCGGGCGGGAGCCGGAAAGGCGCTGCCGCCGCACGCGGTCAAACCGATCTACGTTCGCCGGTCAGATGCCGAACTGGCGCGTGATCGACAGCGGGCTGGCGGCGCGTGA
- a CDS encoding type II toxin-antitoxin system RelE/ParE family toxin: MASYSLQIKPSAAKELEGLPLRDRRRTVSMIQRLAAEPRPVGAEKLSGQEKYRIRQGDYRILYLIDDVETSVTVVRVAHRSEAYR, encoded by the coding sequence GTGGCAAGCTATAGCCTGCAGATCAAGCCCTCCGCGGCGAAGGAACTCGAAGGTCTTCCGCTGCGGGATCGCCGACGCACGGTATCAATGATCCAACGTCTCGCCGCCGAACCCAGGCCTGTCGGCGCCGAGAAACTGTCCGGCCAGGAAAAGTACCGAATCCGGCAGGGGGACTACCGGATCCTGTACCTCATCGACGACGTCGAGACGTCCGTCACGGTCGTAAGGGTCGCTCACCGTAGCGAAGCATACCGGTAA